A single genomic interval of Procambarus clarkii isolate CNS0578487 chromosome 17, FALCON_Pclarkii_2.0, whole genome shotgun sequence harbors:
- the LOC138365564 gene encoding uncharacterized protein, whose protein sequence is MAATVSHVHTLALPAPADTLPLQAPADTLPLPAPADTLPLPAPTDSLPLPAPADTLPLPAPADSLPLPAPADTLPLQAPADTLPLQAPADTLPLQAPADTLPLPAPADTLPLPAPADTLPLQAPTDTLPLQAPADTELVNMVPDGIVPDGMVTVDMELVDMIPTNTLPVGTVLADILPVETLSAGTLPADMVPADPSSGDSSPADPSPDDPSPADPSPANLTTAYLFPSTLPSTYPTRQETSVIDRRQFVSIVTIP, encoded by the exons ATGGCTGCTACGGTGTCTCATGTCCACACCCTGGCTCTCCCGGCCCCTGCTGACACCCTGCCTCTCCAGGCCCCTGCTGATACCCTGCCTCTCCCGGCCCCTGCTGACACCCTGCCTCTCCCGGCCCCTACTGACTCCCTGCCTCTCCCGGCACCGGCTGACACCCTGCCTCTCCCGGCCCCTGCTGATTCCCTGCCTCTCCCGGCACCGGCTGACACCCTGCCTCTCCAGGCCCCTGCTGATACTCTGCCTCTCCAGGCCCCTGCTGATACTCTGCCTCTCCAGGCCCCTGCTGATACCCTGCCTCTCCCGGCACCGGCTGACACCCTGCCTCTCCCGGCCCCTGCTGATACCCTGCCTCTCCAGGCCCCTACTGACACCCTGCCTCTCCAGGCCCCTGCTGACACCGAGCTTGTTAATATGGTGCCTGATGGCATAGTACCTGATGGCATGGTGACTGTTGACATGGAGTTAGTTGACATGATTCCTACTAACACTCTGCCTGTTGGCACGGTGCTTGCTGATATCCTACCGGTTGAAACGTTATCTGCTGGCACCCTGCCTGCTGACATGGTACCTGCTGATCCATCATctggtgactcatcgcctgctgatCCATCACCTGATGACCCATCACCTGCTGATCCATCACCTGCTAACCTGACAACTGCCTACCTGTTTCCATCTACTCTGCCCTCAACTTATCCAACTCGTCAAG AGACTAGCGTAATAGATCGTAGGCAGTTTGTAAGCATAGTTACCATACCTTAA